In Candidatus Eisenbacteria bacterium, a genomic segment contains:
- a CDS encoding DUF4870 domain-containing protein — MDAGPQVRAGRHVVRPAGPRATLPGVRGEGVPVGAHDAGDRGNAAGGRGISEGDRGMPAGERGRAMGEPPAHDSRLHAALSYALAGFSGIVLLLLRQEDRYVRFHALQSIAISIVALILGGVLWLFSFFPLMGFLYGMLLRVYQIFLFLLWIFLMWQAWRGRWYRLPRIGSWVERQSL; from the coding sequence ATGGATGCGGGCCCGCAAGTCCGGGCCGGGCGCCATGTCGTGCGGCCGGCCGGCCCCCGTGCTACGTTACCCGGAGTCCGAGGGGAGGGCGTGCCTGTGGGGGCTCATGACGCGGGCGATCGCGGGAATGCGGCGGGCGGTCGCGGAATCTCGGAAGGCGATCGCGGGATGCCGGCCGGCGAGCGCGGCCGCGCGATGGGCGAGCCACCCGCTCACGACTCCCGGCTTCATGCGGCGCTCTCGTATGCGCTGGCGGGTTTCTCGGGAATCGTGCTCCTCCTGCTCCGCCAGGAGGATCGCTACGTCCGGTTCCACGCCCTTCAATCGATCGCGATCAGCATCGTCGCCCTGATTCTCGGCGGCGTTCTCTGGCTCTTCTCCTTCTTTCCGCTGATGGGCTTTCTGTACGGCATGCTCCTGCGCGTCTACCAGATCTTCCTCTTCCTTCTCTGGATCTTCTTGATGTGGCAAGCCTGGAGGGGGCGCTGGTACAGGCTCCCGCGCATCGGCTCCTGGGTCGAGAGGCAGTCGCTGTGA